Proteins encoded within one genomic window of Micromonospora halotolerans:
- a CDS encoding MurR/RpiR family transcriptional regulator encodes MNESGAAPTDRLLDLFHGVRLTPTQRRIAHCLVQQAGAAAYLSAAEVAELARVSQPSVTRFAMALGHDGYPALRRRLRELTATGATDPAEAGNALQRAVHAEMGNLDRLAGQLADAQRIAEVGRLLAASRPLPVLGLRAAAPLAAYFAYFAAKVHPDVRVVDDGGSLLADRLEQAAAAGARALLAFVLPRYPRETLDALREARDAGLTVVAITDSPVSPATDHADVVLPAAVGTDLVFDLHTAPMTLAMVVLQAICDATPAETQARLEAFESSATRRQLFLG; translated from the coding sequence GTGAATGAAAGCGGTGCGGCACCCACCGACCGCCTGCTCGACCTCTTCCACGGCGTCCGGCTCACCCCGACCCAGCGCCGCATCGCGCACTGCCTGGTCCAGCAGGCGGGCGCGGCGGCGTACCTGTCCGCCGCGGAGGTGGCCGAGCTGGCCCGGGTCAGCCAGCCGTCGGTGACCCGCTTCGCCATGGCGCTCGGGCACGACGGCTACCCCGCGCTGCGCCGCCGGCTGCGCGAGCTGACCGCCACCGGCGCCACCGACCCGGCCGAGGCCGGCAACGCCCTCCAGCGGGCGGTCCACGCCGAGATGGGCAACCTCGACCGGCTCGCCGGGCAGCTCGCCGACGCGCAGCGCATCGCCGAGGTCGGCCGGCTGCTCGCGGCCAGCCGCCCGCTGCCGGTGCTCGGTCTGCGCGCCGCCGCGCCGCTCGCGGCGTACTTCGCGTACTTCGCCGCGAAGGTGCACCCGGACGTGCGGGTCGTCGACGACGGGGGCAGCCTCCTGGCCGACCGGCTCGAACAGGCCGCCGCGGCCGGGGCGCGCGCGCTGCTCGCCTTCGTGCTGCCCCGCTACCCCCGGGAGACCCTGGACGCGCTGCGCGAGGCCCGCGACGCCGGGCTGACCGTCGTGGCGATCACCGACTCCCCGGTGAGCCCGGCCACCGACCACGCCGACGTGGTGCTCCCCGCCGCCGTCGGCACCGACCTTGTCTTCGACCTGCACACCGCCCCGATGACCCTGGCCATGGTGGTTCTCCAGGCGATCTGCGACGCCACCCCCGCCGAAACCCAGGCCCGGCTCGAGGCGTTCGAGTCGTCCGCCACCCGTCGTCAGTTGTTCCTCGGCTGA